One segment of Mugil cephalus isolate CIBA_MC_2020 chromosome 14, CIBA_Mcephalus_1.1, whole genome shotgun sequence DNA contains the following:
- the evx1 gene encoding LOW QUALITY PROTEIN: homeobox even-skipped homolog protein 1 (The sequence of the model RefSeq protein was modified relative to this genomic sequence to represent the inferred CDS: inserted 1 base in 1 codon; deleted 1 base in 1 codon), whose product MVIPPRAPSQHSGAVFSQDRTGLHPLFSRSLSYSLGINLPPPPAPSPPLHTPLQPENQRLGFDGLHSPAKSSFSKSXLVMESREEMVAEGGQLGKNGTHLSEGIGSPVREPRGKPVHRSCLSPGAAPYTRERTELVVEESARRNMCADMRPVGTSSSGERHRSDHPHKDGSSSDTESDFYEEIDVSCTPESMDYPTAKGRNGDSPSHQNETGVDPSKTIPGQGSLSYAADQIRRYRTAFTREQIARLEKEFYRENYVSRPRRCELAAALNLPETTIKVWFQNRRMKDKRQRLAMTWPHPADPAFYTYMMSHAAATGNLPYPFPSHLPLPYYSHLGVGAGSAATTTPFSTPLRSLDSFRMLSHPYQRPELLCAFRHPSLYPGPTHGLGPGGSPCSCLACHSSQSNGISTRPSGSDFACSPTSRTDAFVTFTPSVLSKSSSVTLDQREEVPLTR is encoded by the exons ATGGTGATCCCTCCCAGAGCTCCCTCTCAGCACTCTGGAGCGGTCTTCTCTCAGGACAGGACCGGATTGCATCCCCTCTTTTCTAGAAGCCTCTCCTACTCCTTAGGAATCAATCTCCCA CCACCTCCAGCGCCATCACCGCCACTACACACACCCCTCCAACCTGAGAATCAACGCCTTGGTTTTGACGGCTTGCACTCTCCTGCGAAGTCGAGCTTTTCCAAGT TGCTTGTGATGGAAAGCAGAGAGGAGATGGTGGCGGAAGGTGGCCAGCTTGGCAAGAACGGCACTCATTTGTCGGAAGGCATAGGGAGTCCCGTTCGAGAACCGCGGGGGAAACCGGTGCACAGGAGCTGTCTGAGCCCCGGCGCAGCGCCCTACACCCGGGAAAGGACCGAGCTCGTGGTGGAGGAGAGCGCACGGAGGAATATGTGCGCCGACATGAGGCCGGTTGGCACGTCTTCCTCCGGAGAGAGGCACCGATCTGATCATCCCCACAAAGacggcagcagctcagacacCGAGTCTGACTTCTATGAGGAAATTGATGTCAGCTGCACGCCTGAAAGCATGGACTACCCGACAGCTAAAG GTCGAAATGGGGATTCTCCGAGTCACCAGAATGAGACTGGTGTGGACCCGAGTAAGACTATCCCGGGTCAGGGCTCTCTATCCTACGCAGCAGACCAGATTCGCCGGTACCGAACTGCATTCACCCGGGAGCAGATCGCACGGCTGGAGAAGGAATTTTACCGGGAGAACTACGTGTCCAGGCCGAGGAGATGCGAATTAGCGGCCGCCTTGAATCTACCTGAAACCACCATCAAA GTGTGGTTTCAGAATCGCAGGATGAAAGACAAACGCCAGCGTCTGGCCATGACTTGGCCTCACCCAGCCGACCCGGCCTTCTACACCTACATGATGAGCCACGCGGCGGCCACGGGGAACCTGCCTTACCCCTTCCCATCCCACCTGCCGCTGCCCTACTACTCCCACCTGGGTGTCGGTGCGGGCTctgccgccaccaccacccccttTTCAACCCCCCTGCGCTCTCTCGACAGTTTTCGGATGCTGTCTCATCCGTACCAGAGGCCGGAGCTCCTGTGCGCCTTCAGACATCCTTCCTTGTACCCAGGTCCGACCCACGGCCTGGGCCCTGGGGGAAGTCCTTGTTCCTGCCTGGCTTGCCACTCCAGTCAGTCCAACGGTATCTCAACCAGGCCTTCCGGCTCGGACTTCGCTTGCTCCCCAACAAGCAGGACAGATGCTTTTGTCACTTTCACGCCGTCAGTGCTCAGCAAATCCTCATCTGTGACATTAGACCAGAGGGAAGAAGTGCCTCTGACCAGATAG